A genome region from Blautia coccoides includes the following:
- a CDS encoding GNAT family N-acetyltransferase, whose amino-acid sequence MIRYVELEDTADCLALMELVKEDFAGYKEQEFTEALHRAAQNKEALLDEEEGTAAGLLLFSHEEKELTLLAVHPQYRKRNIAKNLIRTMKSRFEKGEDIHVITFREGDPKGIAARKCYASCGFTEGEELVVFDYPCQKLLCRI is encoded by the coding sequence ATGATTCGTTATGTTGAGTTAGAGGATACGGCAGACTGCCTGGCTTTGATGGAGCTTGTGAAGGAGGATTTTGCCGGCTATAAAGAGCAGGAGTTTACAGAGGCCCTGCACAGAGCAGCACAAAATAAGGAGGCGCTTCTGGATGAGGAGGAGGGTACGGCAGCGGGGCTTCTGCTGTTCTCACATGAGGAAAAGGAGCTTACTCTTTTGGCGGTACATCCCCAATACAGGAAGAGAAACATTGCAAAAAACCTTATCCGCACAATGAAATCCAGGTTTGAAAAGGGTGAAGATATCCATGTGATCACATTTCGGGAGGGGGACCCAAAGGGAATTGCGGCGAGAAAGTGTTACGCTTCCTGTGGATTTACAGAGGGTGAAGAACTGGTTGTTTTTGATTATCCCTGCCAAAAGCTTTTGTGCAGGATATAG
- a CDS encoding DUF3795 domain-containing protein, producing MKGFEREDRLFSLCGLNCGLCPMQIGGYCPGCGGGEGNQSCAIARCSLERDRVEYCFQCGDYPCSRYEGVDEYDSFITHRNRKKDMLKAQEAGSAAYVREQAEKAEILRYLLEHYNDGRKKNFYCVAVNLLELEDIRNVMRQIAEQKKMRKESGKATEELSEKERAAFASELFRAAAAERGIELKLKKKPAKKK from the coding sequence ATGAAGGGATTTGAAAGAGAGGACAGGCTGTTTTCGCTCTGCGGGCTGAACTGCGGGTTGTGTCCCATGCAGATAGGCGGGTACTGTCCCGGGTGCGGAGGCGGCGAGGGGAATCAGTCCTGTGCCATTGCCAGATGCAGCTTAGAGCGTGACAGGGTGGAATACTGTTTTCAATGCGGGGACTATCCCTGCAGCAGATATGAGGGAGTGGACGAATACGACAGTTTTATTACACACCGCAATAGAAAAAAAGATATGCTCAAGGCACAAGAGGCGGGAAGTGCAGCCTATGTGAGAGAACAGGCAGAGAAAGCGGAGATTTTGAGATATCTTCTGGAGCACTACAATGACGGGAGAAAGAAAAATTTCTACTGTGTGGCAGTGAATCTTTTGGAGCTGGAGGATATCAGAAATGTTATGAGGCAGATCGCAGAACAGAAAAAGATGAGGAAAGAATCAGGGAAAGCAACAGAGGAACTGTCAGAAAAAGAGAGAGCTGCCTTCGCATCAGAGCTTTTTCGGGCTGCAGCCGCTGAGCGGGGAATAGAATTGAAATTAAAGAAAAAACCGGCCAAAAAGAAGTGA
- a CDS encoding polyphosphate polymerase domain-containing protein, whose translation MREVLRQEKKYLMSYEQFRKLDNTFEKVLHPDPHNGVMGYAVRSLYFDTLQERDFYEKEDGLEIRRKIRLRTYDPASDFAMLEMKQKQGDNQKKRSLRVSREDAIELSQGRYGCLLGYEDPFAKECYGLMTMMLYRPKSIVEYQRKAYIASENKTRITFDFDIKATESDFRIFAPDLNQNPVMDKYLVVMEVKYSGFMLSYIKKMVSLEGKSPLSVSKYSLSRSASLHFLF comes from the coding sequence ATGAGAGAGGTACTGCGCCAGGAGAAAAAATATTTGATGTCCTATGAACAGTTCAGAAAATTGGACAATACTTTTGAGAAGGTCCTGCACCCGGACCCCCACAACGGGGTAATGGGATATGCTGTCCGGAGCCTGTATTTTGACACACTGCAGGAAAGGGATTTTTATGAGAAGGAAGACGGGCTGGAGATCCGAAGAAAGATCCGCCTGAGAACCTATGATCCCGCTTCTGATTTTGCTATGTTGGAGATGAAGCAGAAACAGGGGGATAATCAGAAAAAAAGGTCCCTGCGCGTATCAAGGGAGGATGCCATAGAGCTGTCTCAGGGCAGATACGGATGTCTGCTGGGATATGAGGACCCTTTTGCGAAGGAATGCTATGGACTTATGACCATGATGCTCTACCGTCCAAAATCCATTGTGGAGTACCAGAGGAAAGCCTATATAGCAAGTGAGAATAAGACACGGATCACTTTTGATTTTGATATCAAAGCAACGGAGAGTGATTTCCGCATTTTTGCACCGGATTTAAATCAGAATCCTGTGATGGATAAATATCTGGTGGTGATGGAAGTGAAATACAGCGGTTTTATGTTGAGCTATATTAAGAAGATGGTTAGTCTGGAGGGGAAAAGCCCCCTCTCCGTGAGCAAATACAGTCTGTCAAGAAGCGCAAGCCTTCACTTTTTATTTTAA
- a CDS encoding branched-chain amino acid transporter permease: MTLTQQIITIGMVVLGTMLTRFLPFLLFPAGKPTPKYIQYLGKVLPASVFGLLVIYCLKNVSVFTGSHGIPELLAIILVIALHLWKRQMLLSIAGGTIFYMILVQTIF, from the coding sequence ATGACTCTTACACAACAGATCATAACCATAGGAATGGTGGTGCTTGGAACTATGCTCACACGTTTTCTGCCCTTTCTGCTCTTTCCGGCCGGAAAACCAACTCCGAAATACATACAGTATCTTGGCAAGGTGCTGCCTGCGTCTGTCTTTGGACTTTTAGTCATCTATTGCCTTAAAAATGTCAGTGTTTTTACAGGCAGCCACGGGATACCGGAACTTTTGGCCATTATACTGGTCATTGCTCTGCACCTCTGGAAACGGCAGATGCTGTTGTCCATAGCGGGAGGCACTATATTTTATATGATTTTAGTACAGACGATTTTTTAA